Proteins encoded together in one Lathyrus oleraceus cultivar Zhongwan6 chromosome 5, CAAS_Psat_ZW6_1.0, whole genome shotgun sequence window:
- the LOC127088149 gene encoding growth-regulating factor 2 has protein sequence MRNFNNTGGTKKSNINPSPTILKSPEGVMTMTASLWSPFTYVQLRELERQIMIYKYFMACVSVPAYLLSSSPASTTSNITDPVEGRCRRTDGKKWRCLKYATPNNNYCERHMHRGSGRSRRGSGRSRRSVELGMNSRGNCSSHFLASRASHPYLQPSFSCDNHRFGLRLAPCFDPSNMQLRMLNEDPMSLGASNSGWHNNIPVKSLPQSNTLLLYNPLLVPLQSEKPRGISCNASASASVDQSMMDPLGEMLKQSNTISISDSSSTDSSSPVEFAGTGGGT, from the exons ATGAGAAATTTCAATAACACGGGAGGAACCAAAAAAAGTAACATCAACCCTAGTCCAACAATCCTCAAATCCCCGG AAGGAGTGATGACAATGACTGCTTCATTATGGAGTCCTTTCACATATGTTCAATTGAGAGAGCTGGAAAGACAAATTATGATTTACAAGTACTTTATGGCTTGTGTTTCTGTTCCTGCTTATCTTCTCTCATCCAGCCCTGCCTCAACAACTAGTAACATTACTGATCCAGTGGAAGGTAGATGCAGAAGAACAGATGGTAAAAAATGGAGATGTTTGAAATATGCTACTCCTAATAACAACTATTGCGAGCGACATATGCATAGAGGTAGTGGCCGTTCAAGAAGAGGTAGTGGCCGTTCAAGAAGATCTGTGGAACTTGGCATGAATAGTAGAGGAAATTGTTCATCACATTTTCTTGCTTCCAGGGCTTCTCATCCTTATCTCCAACCCTCCTTTTCCTGTGATAATCACCGCTTTGGTCTCAGATTAGCTCCATGTTTTGACCCTTCAAACATGCAACTAAG GATGCTGAATGAAGATCCAATGTCTCTTGGTGCTTCTAACTCAGGATGGCACAACAACATACCTGTGAAGTCACTTCCACAATCTAATACTCTCTTGTTATATAATCCACTTCTTGTTCCTCTCCAATCTGAAAAGCCAAGAGGGATTAGTTGCAATGCCTCTGCATCTGCATCTGTTGATCAATCAATGATGGATCCACTAGGCGAAATGCTGAAGCAAAGCAATACCATTTCCATTAGTGACTCAAGCAGCACGGATTCATCTTCTCCGGTTGAATTCGCTGGCACAGGAGGAGGAACATGA